A genome region from Deltaproteobacteria bacterium HGW-Deltaproteobacteria-2 includes the following:
- a CDS encoding potassium transporter: MISTFMRDALIYLAAAIVFVPIAKKLGMGSVLGYLLGGIIIGPFFLGFVGQEGKDIMHFAEFGVVMMLFLIGLELEPSHFWRMRNLILGTGSLQLCATTILIFALLFFFGFTWQASLASGLAISMSSTAIVMQTLREKGLTKTESGKSSFAVLLFQDISVIPILALLPLLALSGSHSQTNEHATILSNMSGWAQTLTLLGAVGLVILCGRFVIVPFLRFIARIHLRELFTAASLFIIIGTACIMMLVGLSPALGTFLAGVVLANSEFRHELESDIEPFKGILLGLFFIAVGASINFSLIVSNPWTIIALVSSIIVIKAAVLFAGGSLIRLSFDQNLLFTLGLAQVGEFAFVLFSFIHQLNILSARWTDMMMGVTAITMTVTPLLLLVNERFILPYFGTKEKEEKEADTIDESNPVIIAGFGHFGSTLGRFLRASGIRATILDNDSDRVDLLRKMGFKVFYGDATRVDILKSAGAGEARILIAAIDSPEINFDLVEKTKKIFPNLTVMVRAKSRLDAYELLDMGINDVYRESLDTSLRLGVDVLTKLGFRKYSAVRASQNFIKYDEAALRELARHRHDQSDYIFTTREQIQIQEQMLNKDREVNPNINDHAWDSDSFEEKSDNGNN, translated from the coding sequence ATGATCAGCACTTTTATGAGAGATGCTCTGATATATCTGGCTGCTGCTATAGTCTTTGTTCCGATAGCTAAAAAACTGGGTATGGGTTCGGTGCTCGGTTATCTATTGGGCGGTATAATCATCGGTCCATTCTTTTTGGGCTTTGTCGGTCAGGAAGGGAAAGACATTATGCATTTCGCCGAATTCGGCGTCGTGATGATGCTTTTTCTCATCGGATTGGAGTTGGAGCCATCGCATTTCTGGCGGATGCGTAATTTGATTTTGGGGACGGGTTCGCTGCAATTATGCGCAACGACAATATTAATATTCGCGCTTTTATTTTTCTTCGGATTCACCTGGCAGGCCTCACTGGCGAGCGGTTTGGCAATATCTATGTCTTCAACAGCTATAGTCATGCAAACTCTCAGAGAAAAGGGATTAACAAAAACGGAGTCGGGGAAGAGTTCTTTCGCTGTGTTGCTTTTTCAGGATATTTCCGTTATTCCCATTCTGGCGCTCTTGCCTCTTCTGGCATTGTCAGGTTCGCATTCGCAAACCAATGAACATGCCACTATACTTTCCAATATGTCCGGCTGGGCGCAGACACTGACACTTCTGGGTGCAGTCGGATTGGTTATTCTTTGCGGCCGTTTTGTGATTGTTCCTTTCCTGCGTTTTATTGCCCGTATTCATTTACGAGAGTTATTTACGGCGGCATCTCTTTTTATTATTATCGGTACTGCCTGTATAATGATGCTGGTAGGCTTAAGCCCTGCACTGGGCACATTTCTGGCCGGTGTAGTTCTGGCCAACAGTGAATTCCGGCATGAACTGGAAAGCGACATTGAACCTTTTAAAGGTATTTTGCTTGGGTTGTTTTTTATTGCCGTCGGTGCTTCCATCAACTTCAGTTTGATTGTCAGCAATCCCTGGACGATAATCGCTTTGGTTTCTTCAATCATTGTAATCAAGGCAGCGGTGCTGTTTGCCGGCGGATCGTTAATCCGGCTTAGCTTTGATCAAAATTTATTGTTTACTTTAGGACTGGCACAGGTGGGAGAATTTGCCTTTGTTCTTTTTTCTTTTATTCATCAACTCAATATTTTATCCGCCCGATGGACTGACATGATGATGGGCGTAACGGCGATTACCATGACGGTGACACCTTTATTGCTTTTGGTTAATGAACGATTTATTCTTCCTTATTTCGGCACTAAGGAAAAGGAAGAAAAGGAAGCTGATACGATTGATGAGAGCAATCCTGTTATTATTGCCGGGTTTGGCCATTTCGGCAGCACGCTGGGCAGGTTTCTGCGAGCCAGCGGCATCAGGGCTACTATTTTGGATAATGATTCTGATAGAGTTGATCTACTGCGAAAAATGGGTTTCAAGGTATTCTATGGAGATGCTACCCGTGTCGATATTCTGAAATCAGCCGGCGCAGGTGAAGCCCGGATTCTTATTGCCGCCATTGATTCGCCGGAGATTAATTTCGATCTGGTGGAAAAAACAAAAAAAATATTTCCCAATCTGACTGTTATGGTGCGCGCCAAAAGCCGTCTGGATGCATATGAATTGCTTGACATGGGAATAAATGATGTTTACAGAGAATCGCTGGATACATCCTTGCGGCTGGGTGTTGATGTTTTGACTAAACTTGGTTTTCGCAAATACAGCGCTGTTCGCGCCAGCCAAAATTTTATCAAATATGATGAAGCTGCGCTGCGAGAGCTTGCCCGCCATCGTCATGATCAGAGCGATTATATTTTCACTACGCGCGAACAAATTCAGATACAGGAACAAATGCTGAATAAAGACAGGGAAGTGAATCCGAATATCAACGATCACGCCTGGGACAGTGATTCGTTTGAAGAGAAATCAGATAACGGGAATAATTGA
- a CDS encoding NAD(P)H oxidoreductase, with the protein MNKILILFAHPRFEKSKTNRALLKDIDSIDGVTLNDLYEQYPDFNIDADREKELLLTHQIIIWHHPFYMYSSPALLKQWIDLVLEHGWAHGRGGDNLNNKIIFNVITSGGTREVYAANAFNRFTIREFLVPFEQTATLCKMIYLPPFAVQGTHLLTAEALQFHVKMYHTLLEKLVKGNFDIETLKKVEFLNDCLVKETGEQKP; encoded by the coding sequence ATGAATAAAATTCTTATTCTTTTCGCCCATCCGCGTTTTGAAAAATCCAAAACTAATCGCGCGCTGCTAAAAGATATCGATAGCATCGACGGTGTTACTTTAAACGATTTGTATGAACAATATCCTGATTTCAATATAGATGCCGATCGTGAAAAAGAGCTTCTGCTGACTCATCAGATTATTATCTGGCATCACCCTTTCTACATGTATAGCTCTCCGGCTCTGCTCAAGCAGTGGATTGATCTGGTGCTGGAGCACGGATGGGCGCATGGCCGGGGCGGTGACAATCTCAATAATAAAATTATCTTCAATGTTATAACTTCCGGTGGTACCCGGGAAGTATACGCAGCTAATGCCTTTAATCGTTTTACAATCAGGGAGTTTCTCGTTCCATTTGAACAGACAGCGACTCTTTGTAAAATGATTTATCTGCCGCCTTTTGCCGTTCAGGGGACGCATTTGCTGACTGCGGAAGCGCTCCAATTTCATGTAAAAATGTATCACACGCTTTTAGAGAAGCTAGTCAAAGGTAATTTCGATATTGAGACGCTCAAAAAAGTAGAATTCCTGAATGACTGTTTAGTAAAGGAGACGGGAGAGCAAAAACCATGA